One part of the Deltaproteobacteria bacterium CG2_30_66_27 genome encodes these proteins:
- a CDS encoding pantetheine-phosphate adenylyltransferase — protein sequence MRTVAVYPGSFDPPTNGHLDIIERSSRVFSRVIVAVALNLRKNAFFTPAERVRMLKRLTSTMGNVEVTSFRGLLVQFAREQEAHVLVRGLRAISDFEYEYQMAHMNRKLDQEIDTVIMMTGERHSAISSNIVKEIAMFGGKIDDLVPPLVRDILLRKLKGAKRK from the coding sequence ATGAGGACCGTCGCCGTCTACCCCGGCTCGTTCGACCCGCCCACGAACGGGCACCTGGACATCATCGAGCGATCCTCCCGGGTTTTCTCGCGGGTGATCGTCGCGGTGGCGTTGAACCTTCGGAAAAACGCCTTCTTCACCCCCGCGGAGCGCGTTCGGATGCTGAAGCGGCTGACCTCGACGATGGGGAACGTCGAGGTCACCTCGTTCCGCGGCCTGCTGGTCCAGTTCGCCCGGGAGCAGGAGGCCCACGTCCTGGTCCGGGGGCTGCGGGCGATCTCGGATTTCGAGTACGAGTACCAGATGGCCCACATGAACCGGAAGCTGGACCAGGAGATCGACACGGTGATCATGATGACCGGGGAGCGTCACTCCGCGATCAGCTCGAACATCGTGAAGGAGATCGCCATGTTCGGCGGGAAGATCGACGACCTCGTACCGCCCCTGGTGCGGGACATCTTGTTGAGGAAGCTGAAAGGAGCGAAGAGAAAATGA
- a CDS encoding fructose-bisphosphate aldolase gives MDYKSIKRFVPENAAKEIPPGNPACPVNGRDVYRALASHKTIVMACNIRIPLVLPGIMRAAKELDAVVAFELAKSEGDLKGGYTGMTPEIFVRTIVAAAKKAEFDTPFVIHGDHITVKNTSEAEVEGARALIAAEIAAGYTSFAIDASFNEIPDNARITASLAGPIAERKLGLEVEVGEIKSVGTEAHLSTVGEAVDLMERLTAAGVHPDLLAINNGSKHGNYLEGEKISIDLDRTGEIYRAIHDRFGVSIAQHGITGTPLHLIGKFAEYGIRKGNVGTQWQNIAHAGLPPELMGRMRDWAKGAGKDIKFATRQFKAEIDAVPAPFASKIEKEAYEEAKRLFQAFRAPGTAKIVAGALAGRP, from the coding sequence ATGGACTACAAGTCGATCAAGCGGTTCGTCCCGGAAAATGCGGCAAAAGAGATCCCGCCGGGGAATCCGGCGTGCCCGGTCAACGGCCGCGACGTATATCGCGCCCTCGCGTCCCACAAGACGATCGTCATGGCGTGCAACATCCGGATTCCCCTCGTCCTCCCGGGGATCATGCGGGCGGCGAAGGAGCTCGACGCCGTGGTCGCGTTCGAACTGGCCAAGTCGGAAGGGGATTTGAAGGGCGGCTACACCGGGATGACCCCGGAGATCTTCGTCCGCACGATCGTCGCGGCGGCGAAGAAGGCGGAGTTCGACACGCCGTTCGTCATCCACGGCGACCACATCACCGTAAAGAACACTTCCGAAGCCGAGGTCGAGGGGGCGCGCGCCCTGATCGCCGCGGAGATCGCGGCCGGGTACACGAGCTTCGCCATCGATGCGTCGTTCAACGAGATTCCCGACAACGCGCGGATCACCGCAAGTCTCGCGGGCCCCATCGCGGAGCGCAAGCTCGGCCTCGAGGTGGAGGTGGGGGAGATCAAGTCGGTGGGGACCGAGGCGCACCTGTCGACCGTCGGGGAGGCCGTGGATCTCATGGAGCGGCTGACGGCGGCGGGGGTCCATCCGGACCTTCTGGCGATCAACAACGGATCCAAGCACGGCAACTACCTGGAAGGGGAGAAGATCTCCATCGACCTCGACCGCACCGGCGAGATCTACCGCGCCATCCACGACCGCTTCGGCGTCTCCATCGCCCAGCACGGCATCACCGGGACGCCGCTCCACCTCATCGGGAAGTTCGCCGAATACGGGATCCGCAAGGGGAACGTCGGCACCCAGTGGCAGAACATCGCCCACGCGGGGCTCCCGCCGGAGTTGATGGGGAGAATGCGCGACTGGGCCAAGGGGGCCGGCAAGGACATCAAGTTCGCCACCAGGCAATTCAAGGCCGAGATCGATGCGGTCCCCGCCCCGTTCGCTTCGAAGATCGAGAAGGAAGCGTACGAGGAGGCGAAGCGGCTCTTCCAGGCGTTCCGGGCCCCCGGAACGGCGAAGATCGTCGCCGGGGCGCTCGCCGGCCGACCGTAG
- a CDS encoding site-specific DNA-methyltransferase codes for MKESGLRAPRNRTLTLTEQDAERLRGRLLVLDRPVSLSECVKRTIHGDSFLILPLLPQKSVDLLIVDPPYNLTKSFSDSIFKKRSLAEYEKWLHSWLSLVVPLLKPSASVYMCSEWRSSGVVQRALESYFVVQNRITWEREKGRGALRNWKNCSEDIWFCVLSDQYFFDVEAVKQKRRVIAPYRDAFGRPKDWNEESKGSFRVTYPSNLWTDLSIPFWSMPENTDHPTQKPEKLIAKLVLASSRHGDVVLDPFLGSGTTSVVAKKLGRQFIGIEKEETYCLFAEKRLEMADHEPSIQGYSGGNFWERNTLAFQETKKTVPSDIAFVQSKLFDSQS; via the coding sequence ATGAAAGAATCAGGATTGCGGGCACCAAGAAACAGGACGCTGACGCTTACTGAGCAGGATGCTGAGCGCCTGCGGGGACGGCTGCTCGTTCTGGATCGACCAGTGTCTCTATCTGAATGCGTTAAACGAACGATTCATGGTGATTCTTTTTTGATATTGCCACTTCTGCCCCAAAAGTCAGTCGATTTACTGATTGTAGATCCTCCTTACAACCTCACTAAGTCTTTCAGCGATTCCATTTTCAAGAAACGGTCTCTCGCCGAATACGAAAAATGGCTCCATTCCTGGCTATCGTTGGTTGTCCCCCTCTTGAAACCTTCGGCGTCGGTTTATATGTGCAGCGAATGGCGGTCTTCTGGAGTCGTTCAACGCGCTCTCGAAAGCTACTTCGTGGTTCAGAACCGAATCACATGGGAGCGCGAGAAAGGCAGGGGTGCTCTTCGAAACTGGAAGAATTGCTCCGAAGACATATGGTTCTGCGTTCTCAGCGACCAGTATTTTTTTGATGTCGAAGCTGTCAAGCAAAAGCGCCGAGTGATCGCGCCCTATCGCGATGCATTCGGAAGGCCGAAGGATTGGAATGAGGAATCCAAGGGTAGTTTCCGTGTGACATACCCCTCGAATCTTTGGACCGACCTATCGATTCCATTCTGGTCCATGCCGGAGAACACCGATCACCCGACTCAGAAACCCGAGAAGCTCATCGCCAAGCTTGTGCTCGCAAGTTCTAGGCACGGAGACGTGGTGCTCGATCCATTCTTGGGTTCCGGTACCACGTCAGTCGTTGCGAAGAAGTTGGGCCGACAATTTATAGGCATCGAGAAAGAAGAGACTTACTGTCTTTTCGCCGAGAAGCGACTGGAGATGGCTGATCACGAGCCATCGATTCAGGGTTATTCTGGGGGCAACTTCTGGGAGCGAAATACCCTTGCGTTCCAAGAGACCAAAAAAACAGTGCCGAGTGACATAGCGTTTGTGCAATCCAAACTATTCGATAGTCAGTCGTGA
- a CDS encoding 16S rRNA (guanine(966)-N(2))-methyltransferase RsmD has product MRVVAGKWGGRTLRAPRGTSVRPTTDRVREAVFAILGDIVEGSVVLDLFAGTGAMAIESLSRGAAEAVLVESSPAALGALKANLAALSAEGAVCLPLDYREAVRRLAAKGRTFDLVFLDPPYGEGLVGRSAELLSRAGVLAPGAVVVAERSSRDPEDTVPAEWRERTDRRYGEPRITLYDIPDPRGQAAPDGQEQEKR; this is encoded by the coding sequence GTGCGCGTCGTCGCGGGGAAGTGGGGGGGGCGAACGCTTCGCGCCCCGCGCGGCACCTCCGTCCGTCCGACCACCGACCGGGTCCGCGAGGCCGTGTTCGCGATCCTCGGAGACATCGTGGAAGGGAGCGTCGTGCTCGACCTCTTCGCCGGGACGGGCGCGATGGCGATCGAGTCGCTCTCCCGCGGTGCGGCCGAAGCCGTCCTCGTCGAATCTTCGCCGGCGGCGTTGGGGGCGCTGAAGGCCAACCTTGCCGCGCTCTCGGCGGAAGGCGCGGTCTGTCTCCCCCTCGACTACCGGGAAGCGGTCCGGCGTCTCGCCGCGAAGGGGAGGACGTTCGACCTCGTGTTTCTCGATCCCCCGTACGGCGAGGGGCTGGTCGGCCGGTCGGCGGAGCTGCTCTCCCGCGCCGGCGTTCTCGCTCCCGGCGCCGTGGTGGTGGCGGAGCGGTCCTCCAGGGATCCGGAGGACACGGTTCCGGCGGAGTGGAGGGAACGGACCGACCGCCGGTACGGCGAACCGCGGATCACCTTGTACGACATCCCCGATCCCCGCGGGCAGGCGGCGCCGGACGGGCAGGAACAGGAGAAACGATGA
- a CDS encoding aspartate aminotransferase translates to MKLSGRVGRVKPSPTLAITGKAKQMKAQGIDVVGFGAGEPDFDTPDHIKAVAKKALDDGYTKYTPVPGSPELKDAIIAKLKRDSGLDYKRENVIVSLGAKHSIYNVAQAFLDAGDEVIIPAPYWVSYPDIALLADATPVIVEAKQATGFKITPAQLEKAITKKTKLFVLNSPSNPTGAAYSKAELEALAQVIVKKNITVLSDEIYEKLVYDGFRFTSIASLGEEVKKRTILVNGLSKSHSMTGWRIGYVAADAELVAAMGKIQSQSTSNPVSFCDKASIEALNGPQDFLKGWVAEFDRRRRYITDRLNKIPGVSCLLPTGAFYVFPNFSGCYGKKTPAGKVIDGSSALSAYLLDDYKVAAVPGIAFGDDACQRLSYATSMKNIEKGIDRIEQAVKALA, encoded by the coding sequence ATGAAGCTATCGGGCAGGGTCGGGAGAGTCAAGCCGTCGCCGACGCTGGCGATCACCGGCAAGGCGAAGCAGATGAAGGCGCAGGGGATCGACGTGGTCGGTTTCGGGGCCGGGGAGCCCGATTTCGACACGCCGGATCATATCAAGGCCGTCGCCAAGAAAGCGCTGGACGACGGGTACACGAAGTACACCCCGGTCCCGGGCTCGCCGGAGCTCAAGGACGCCATCATCGCCAAGCTCAAGCGGGACAGCGGCCTCGACTACAAGCGGGAGAACGTCATCGTCTCCCTCGGCGCAAAGCACTCGATCTACAACGTCGCCCAGGCGTTCCTCGATGCCGGGGACGAGGTGATCATCCCCGCCCCGTACTGGGTTTCCTACCCGGACATCGCGCTCCTGGCGGACGCCACCCCCGTGATCGTCGAGGCGAAGCAGGCCACGGGGTTCAAGATCACCCCGGCGCAGCTGGAAAAGGCGATCACGAAGAAGACGAAGCTCTTCGTGCTGAACAGCCCCTCCAACCCGACCGGGGCGGCGTACTCGAAGGCGGAGCTCGAGGCGCTGGCACAGGTGATCGTGAAGAAAAACATCACCGTCCTGTCGGACGAGATCTACGAGAAGCTCGTCTACGACGGCTTCCGGTTCACCTCCATCGCCTCGCTGGGCGAAGAGGTGAAGAAGCGCACGATCCTCGTGAACGGTCTTTCCAAGTCGCACTCGATGACCGGGTGGCGGATCGGATACGTCGCGGCGGACGCGGAACTCGTGGCGGCGATGGGGAAGATCCAGAGCCAGAGCACGAGCAACCCCGTCTCGTTCTGCGACAAGGCGTCGATCGAGGCGCTGAACGGCCCCCAGGACTTTCTGAAGGGGTGGGTCGCCGAGTTCGACCGGCGGCGCCGTTACATCACCGACCGGTTGAACAAGATACCGGGTGTGTCGTGCCTGCTCCCGACGGGCGCGTTCTACGTCTTCCCGAACTTCTCCGGGTGCTACGGGAAGAAGACGCCCGCGGGCAAGGTGATCGACGGTTCCTCCGCCCTTTCGGCGTACCTGCTCGACGATTACAAGGTGGCGGCGGTCCCCGGGATCGCGTTCGGCGACGACGCGTGCCAGCGCCTCTCTTATGCCACGTCCATGAAGAACATCGAGAAGGGGATCGACCGCATCGAGCAGGCCGTCAAGGCCCTCGCGTAA
- a CDS encoding NUDIX hydrolase — MADRNPLPTADVVIEVGDRIVLVRRKNPPPGWAIPGGFVETGETVETAAAREALEETGLRVTLTSLLGVYSDPARDPRHHTISTVYVGRAEGAPAGGDDAAEARLFGEGDLPSPLAFDHAKILADYFRYKKTGEKPI; from the coding sequence TTGGCAGACCGAAATCCCCTCCCCACCGCCGACGTCGTCATCGAGGTGGGCGACCGCATCGTGCTGGTCCGTCGGAAGAACCCCCCGCCGGGATGGGCGATCCCCGGCGGGTTCGTCGAGACCGGCGAAACCGTCGAAACCGCGGCCGCCCGGGAAGCGCTCGAGGAGACGGGCCTGCGCGTGACCCTCACCTCGCTGCTGGGCGTCTACTCCGACCCGGCCCGCGACCCGCGCCACCATACGATCTCGACGGTCTACGTCGGACGGGCGGAAGGCGCCCCCGCGGGCGGCGACGACGCCGCCGAGGCGCGGCTCTTCGGCGAGGGCGACCTCCCCTCCCCCCTCGCCTTCGACCACGCGAAGATCCTGGCGGACTACTTCAGGTATAAAAAGACAGGAGAAAAACCAATCTGA